The segment GCCATCCAGATAGATCTTGACAGGATAGAGAAATGAACAGACAGGAACCTCACAAAATTCAACAAAGTCCTGCACTTGGGGAAGAAAAACACCATGCATCAGCACAATGTGGACCAATTGGAAAGTGTCATTTTTACCAGGAGAGTGACCAAGCATTGGAatgggttgcccagagaggttatGGAATCTTCATCCTTGGAAACATTCAAAAACCATCTCAGCATGGTGCTAGGCAGCCTGTTCTAGACTGCCCCACTTCAGCAGGGAGCTTGGACAGGATGACCTCCAGAAGCCTAGTCCAACCtcagctgttctgtgattctgtcgTCCATGTGTAATTCACTTACTTGAGGAATCTCAGCCAAGACTTCTGGACAATCTGGAGGTGTCCATAGTCTGCATAGAACACCTCTACCTCCTGGTCATTGATGACACGGTGGATGATGACACGGTACCACCACTTGGAGACCAtgacacagcagagctgcccaggcCGCACTGCAGACTCAGGCATGATGTATTTATCAGAAGCAACTTTATGTGAGTAAACGTGTCTGTAAAAGATCACAGTGAGAAACCAGCCTTAGGAGGATGCAGGAGATGAACAAGGAGAAATATATGGGGCATCAAAAGAATCCTGACATTTTAAAGTCCCCATTATGTGAATTTTCAGGAGTTGTTTTAATAGACCCTTTTATATCTCTGTTCTGCCACACTTGAATCAAATTGCAACCCCAAACTTTCAACGATACTCTTGGGGTCCAACAAAAAGTTAATTAATGGGATTAATCAGAGGCTAAACACAGTCATCctaatcattatttttttaccaTTACCTTGACATATCAGCATTTCTCATGAACCAGGTTTTGCAGTACTGGCCCAGGTGCAGTGTTGGAGGTGGACATAAAAGTCTTAACTGAACACATTAGCCACAGCTGCACAGACAAGACACAGGAACCTTCCAAGCTCCTTTCCATAACCCTTCCAGGCTTACAAAGTTCAGAACTGCTAGGACACAGACAAACCACAGGAACTGTTTGTTCAGGATAGCACCAGCACCTCTGTACCATGTCATGCAGCCAGCAGTGGCCATCAGCAAGAGCTGGGTGACCTGTTCCCTCAGCACAAACACCCACTGCACTGCCATAGCATGCTCCCACCTCATCTCAAACATCAGATCCTGCAGTTTATAGGATGCTTCCGTGCTGCAGATGTGGATGTAGAACTGGCTAGGAGAGACGACGAACTCCACAATCACTCCCACCAAGCACCTTCTCTTCAGAGGTGGCAAACTGCAAAGGCTTCTGTCCTGAACAGCATCTGGAGGGATTTCTTGAGTCGCTGAAGACTGCTCAAAACCTTGGTGCTACAAGGGGATAAGTGAGAGGTGGCACTCAGATGTCTCATCATGCACTAAACACACATAACTGGCCTTTGCATGAATTTAAAATCTAGTTCTGCTTTCCTGGGGACTTGTGAATTACTGAATATCAGAGAACCCCAATAGACTGGGTAAACTTGGATGAAAACTTTCCCTGtgatagaaaaaataattttcacactctctttccttcttcacTCTAGTGTTAAGAGGGGTGCAACAAAAATACCTTGCTCATATTCCTGCAAGCAATAAAGGAGAGGAATTCAAATCAGGTCACATATTTAGACAAAAATAGTGAATGACTACTGcctaaaaaagcaaaacaaaatcaagcCCCAAACACAACCCACTCTTTGCTGGATTTTTCTGAAAAGGTGTTATTTCTATATTCCATGACCATGAAAAAGTACATCATTTGAACCAGCAAATCTATCTGAAAATGATTCTGAAGTCACAGAAGACATGAATGCATCCCACTGTCACATGAGAGCTACTTCCCAAAGGCAAAACAAGTCAAAATCTgtaatttctgttattttctcaCTTTAGACAAATTTGTACAAGTGAGCTGTTCACACAGCtttcaatttttcattattctAACTGCTGAAAACATTATTTCACTTGAAGTAGTATGGATGAGAGCCTTAATCCAACATCAGCTACTTTCACTGCCTCaagtgctttctttttttgccaGCAGACAGCACTTCTCCAATGATTAAAGTCAAAAACACTTCAATTTTACTCATTGTGAACACAGTACAAATTATCACTGCATGATACATCAGGCAAGGTGTGGGCAATTCATATTCCAGTACACTCCCTGCTGCTTATTTCTAAATTCAACTGCAAACAATGGGGTTTTGCAATAGTGGCTCTCTTAATCGCTTTGTAAAGGTGCAGATCATAGACTATTCTGAGTTAGAAGGCACTCACAAGAATCACCAAAGTCTAGCTCCTAGAGCTGCAAAGGACCACCCCAAGAATCCCATCATGTGCCTGAGAGGATTGCACAAATGTTTCTTGAATTCTggcaggcttggtgctgtgaccacttccctggtcTCTCCTTCTGCAGACTGAGTAAAGCCTAATGCCCTCCAATTTTTTGGAGCTAGAAATTTTGACTAAAACGTTTGAATTATACAGTGAGTTAACATTTTTGAGTCTAGGAGCAACTGAAGGGATTCTggcctgagcagcagcatcacctctaAAAACCCCTTAATAATTCACAAATTTCCACTTACAACTTCACAAATTTCCTCTGTATAGTCCCTGTGTATGGTGGCATTTCTAAGGGACAATTTTGCTCTGATAAAGCTCTTTGGATCAGACTGTTAAGGGCACACATGAGCTTTATATGCTAGCTCACATTGTTAGTGACAAGAGACATTTCTTTGAAAGACATAGGGGATGTGCATTGGGAAAAAAGCTCACAAAATGCAACAAAGCTATAAAAAGATAAAGCAAGAGTACACAGTGTAAAACCAGGCTTTATAAGAGGTATGACTTGCAAGAGAGGTTGACTCCTTTCCCCAAGCTGGACTGGCAGCTGCCAAGAGTGGTGTGGGTGACACTTCTCCTTCTGTCATGGCAGCAAGAAAAAGCTTCTGAGAGAAGCAGCTCTGTCTTTTTTATCCTTCCTGGAGCTAAACAGATGGACTCAGCCCTTGTGCCCCACCTGACCCTGAAAACACTTCCAGGATACCTGGCAGTAGGGCAGGGATCAGGTTGCATCTTTCCCCTCAACCTTGCAGCATCCTGATGAACAAATATCCATTGCACACCCAAACAAACACATTCTAAACTGCTTCCCTCCCCTTTAgagctttttaaaacaaaacagcaaactTCATGTTTCATGACAAACAGGAATTGTACAAACATCTTCCAAATTTTGTCTTGCCAGGATCTTTAAATGGGTTCCTTCTGCAATACCTAGGAACAAAAATCTGGGGCTACCTAGACCATATCCCCTCTTTCACTGCCTTCACAAAATCAGATTTGTGGTTTGACCCAGGCAAATTCCCTGTGGACATCATCACACCAAACTAAAATTTCTTAAAAGGATTAGAACAGGAGGCCAAAAATTCTCAAGTGCTACAATCTCATCAAGTGTTACACAAAGTTCAACTCATAGTCCCAGGCTTCCAAGCTCATTAGTACACAAAACACCAAAGTCAGGAAGAACCCTTGGGATTCTTTCCCTACTTCTAAGCTCCAATTGTACAGCTGAGTATAGCCACAAGACAAGCTTGGCAGAGGAGACAACTCTAAGCAGGAGGATTTTCCTGAGAAAAGGAAGGCCTACAGatgctcaaaagaaaaaaaaaagaaaaaggagggacAAACAAATTCTGCCAAAAAGATTTGGCAGTTCAAAGTCTCTGCACTACtattctccagccccttctaAAACCACACtgctaaagaaaacaaaataataatttatgatCATTTCCTACCAAATAGCAGACTTGAGACTGCAGTGATCAAGTCACTGAGGAATattccccagctctgtcctgttCTGTTGACACTGAAGCCCTGTcaacagcagcaggggaaatTTCACACAACCGGTCTCACAACAAAGTTATCAAAGTCCAGCTACAAGTAACTCTACCATAAGGTATCACCACTCTTCTAAGGGAGCAAGATAACACTTAACTGGCCTGGGATGATCTCATAGACCTGAAGACCAGAAGGAGACCAGAAAAAGCACATGGCACATAAAGCTATCCACCAGCTGGATGAGCCTGCTTGCCTCTAGAGACATCTAAAACAGGTACAAAAGTGTTTGGAAGCAGCGGTGCCTCAACAATGCAATCTCAACAGAAACAATGATAGTAAAAGAGTATCACGCCTTGAAATCGACACAAAACAATCTACAGATCATTTGTCCAGCCACTTACCCGTTTGAAGTGATCACCCAAATCTACTGCTTGTGTTTGCTCTGGCTCCGAATCCATCAGAACTGCCTCCTGGTAGCTGCTCTCTGTCTCACAGGTGGGTTCCAAAGGAGGCATCTCagctgcagatgctgctgcaaAGACCATAATTTGGCTGTTACTCTTTGTTGGACTGATACAGTGTTGCATATGaagcagaaagggaaaacattaaaaaaaaatggaagtctGCAAGCATTGGTGCTGTTTTCCTCAATACTTGTAGCATTCACAACCATCACATTAATAAGTATTTACTGTGTCAGCaagttaaaacaaaacaacaatcACTTGCTCTTGTAAGCAAGCTAAAGGTTAAAATTAATTGCTTAgaataatgttaaaatatattttctctggaaaagctgtgaattTGGCAGGAACTGCATGCAATTATCCACCCTGTCCCATAGGTTTTATGGGGATGATAAGGGCATCTGCAGTCCTGTCTGTTTTGTAGAACACTGTACCCATGCCTTTCAGGCCAGTGTAAAATATTCAGTCTCAAAAAGTGTATGGCAAAAGCTTTACCAGCCTACAGAGCAGACATTGAGAAGACCTTTCTAGTTTTTTCACCTATTACCTGGAATGACTAGAAATTCCAGTCCTGCACACACATTCAGCAAGTCCATACTCTGAATGGGCTAATCAGCCTTTCTTTCACCTACACCACAAAACAGTGGCAAAATACTTCTTGTTAAATTCTCTGCTACCAAGACAACTGCCTTGTGACAGCTGCTTCTGCAGCACTCAACAACCCTTCTGTGCCAAACCCCAGGGGAATCAAGACTTCTACAGCAACGGGAAATGCAGCAACAGAAACTTGAAAGGCAGTTGCTTGGCCACAGAGCTTGTAAGAGCTATGTGCTTTCAGTTAAACACATCACCTTACCTTGCAGCATCTCTTCTTCCTGAGCCTCACCTTGAGGcacctcttcctcctcagcttCACTTTGAGGCATCTCTTCTTCCTCAGCCTCACCTTGAGACACCTCTTGCTGTTCTATCTTGCTTGCCAAGTACTTCCTCAGGACCAGCAAGGAACCTGCCTTTGTCTGCTCAACAACAATGGTATCAGACATGCTCCTGAGGACTTCAAACACGGACAAAAATCCGTACTGCCTGTACTGGAACGCCCGGCCAAAGCGTCTGTGGAAGGCCTTGTCCAAGTCCGCCAGCAGTAGCGGTGAGGAGCTCAGCAggtcctgcagctcagccttcACCATTGCTGGCAGGACAGGAATCCCAGCACTCAGAGTTTGGAAGCTCTGTGGATTCTTAGAGTTCTTAGTGGGAAAAGTAGCATTTGCCTTTGTAGCAGTTTTCTTTGATGCCTTACGTGTCTTTACCTTCTGGTTGGCAACCAGCTTGGCAATCTCTTTGGTGGAGTCATCTGCAATGGCTGCAACAGAAAGAAACAGACAACCAGAACAACGAGCCATTAAAAGCTATACATTGGCAAAGCTCATCCTCAttcctttctttcctgttcTCCACATTCCTTCCAGAAGCACTTGTCTTCTTCAAAAGCAATCACACTAAACCATGGCTGATTTCCAGCAACCTCACCCTTTGCAAACTGGACTGAACTATTTTTGAAAGCCAGCAACCAGTTTGCACCCTCATCCCTAGAAATTCAGACCAGGCAGGAAGGCAGGTCAGATTCTTGGATGCAGGatcacaaacaaaaaccaagctCCTAAGAGTTTTGCTGGGAGAGCAGAATCACAGTAAACTCTCAGTACAGAGCACTCCCTGCCCAacaaaggtctccctggagaACAGCCCAGGTCTATTCCAAGCTTCTAAACAACTTTTGCTTGTGTAACTGTAGCACTCAAAAAGCCCCCAGCCATTTCACCCTTCCCAATGAACTCTTTGCAACTGCCATTTGTTGTCACAACTCTTccccaaagaaaaagaaaatgaaaaaggttCTTTGATACAGGCTAAGCTCCCTATGTGGTCAGGTACAGAAACCTTCACAGCTTCTCTCGAGAGGCCCCAGCCCTGGTTTTGGCTCCTGCTGTAGTCTGCATTTACAGGAAAAGCGAGACTTACCAGTTCTAGCATATACATAAGGAAATGTTATATCAGTTTCTAAACCAAGTGCAGAGTGAAAAAGTGTACAAAAATAACTAGAAGCATGGGTGACTTTTTTAGGAGGGAAGAGCACAAAAGTGTTAAAAGACAGAtcaaaatacaagaaaaaatataaaaggcaaaaaattaaCCAGAGTTGTATGAGAAACAGATTAACAGATATGTGACATACAGTTCTGCACACGCCAACATCGCTTCACTCCACTATGAGGTTCCAAACAACTCCTCCACCCATTTGGAAACAAAACCTCACCTTTGAGTATTAAAGCACCATTCTTAAAAGAACAGATTTGGACAACTTCAGGCATTTGTGTCACCAGCTCCAAGGTGGACTGGAAGCCCAGGTCACGCAGAGGGAGAGGTTTGCAGACCATGGCCATGtactgctcctccagctgctctggcgTCAGGCCCGCTTTGGCAGCTATCAGCATGGCCCTCACCTCCTTCTTCAGCACCTCCATAAGCTGCGCCTGCCTCGATGCCTCTGTACTAAAGGGGAACACAAGCAAGCAGATGACAACTTGTACCACAGCTGCCCATAACCACGTGGAATTCTAGCTTTGTCCCACTTAGCACCTGAAAGCTGGCAGCAGGCTCACGAACAACCCTTGCATTCACTTGCCAGCACCCCTGGAGTTTAATGCACTCTTAAACCTCTGCCAGTACAGACACCCTGCGCGTCCATGCTGCTGCCCGAGGACACCCCACCCACCGCCGGCGTCAGTGCTGCTCCTCGCAGAcacccctgtgacccccaagGCGGGGATTCGCCCCTCAGCCCCGCAGGTCCCCCAGGAACATCCCCGTTCCCCTCAGCCCCGTGCCGAGACTCCCCGCGTTCCCAACGCACGGCGCCATCGCTGCGGCCTCCCCGGGCGCATGCGCGGCGCCTTTCCCGCCTTTCCCGGGCGCgagggcggggcggggccgctccTGCCCCCTCACCCCGGCCGGGGCCGCCATTGCTGCGCCGCTGAGGGGAGCGGGTGGCGCCGCCCTCAGCGCTGAGGTGGGATGGGCTGTCCGCTGCCTCGGGGCTGGGGCGGACCGGCCGGGAGGTGCTGCCCCTGccttcttaaaaaacaaaaacaaaaacaccaaaaatgggTGAAGATCTCAGATGATCGAGTCCAACCCAAGACGCAACACCACGACGTCAGCCAGACCAGAGCATCGAGTGCTATGTCCCggctttccttaaacaccttcAGGTGATGtccccacctccctgggcagcctgtttcagtgTCTAACCACTCCTTACTGTGAAGAAATTTCTCCCTAGTCCAACTcaaacctctcctggtgcagctgcagactatgtcctcttgtcctatctCTAATTGCCTGGGTGAAAAGCCTGGGTACACCCTGCCGTAATTGTGGCTGTAGAGGGTggtaaggtctcccctgagcctccttttctccagactgagctccccacagctccctcagctactcctcatcagacttgtgttccagacccttccccacctccattgtccttctctggacttgctccagaACCTCCATGTCCTAACGTAATTAAGAAGAGTCTTGTATTTTGTAAGAGGAGTCTTGTATTGCAAGGAgcctttatattttttttttgtcccatcTAAGAGGAAAATCCATAGTGGAGACACAAAAAGCACATTAGGAAAGAGTCACAGAACAGGACCAGTTCCTTCATTGTAACAATATTTAAAACCAGATGTGGCTATTAAGAGGAGTCTTGTATTGTTTTCAGTCTCATCTGAGAGGAAAATCCACAGAGGAGACATTGACTTTCCAGCAGACTGAAGTTAAAGAGGGGTGCAATGGCTTTTTCCTAAGAGCTCACAGATATCCAAGAGACCCCCTGATTTAGATCTGCACAGCTGATTTCCATACAGGAGtacttttcaaattaaaacaggAGCTGAACTTGTGAATTTTGGAACACCCATCAGCATGTGCTCtcaaaaaaatttccttttcaaaagTTAGTAATGAAACACATCTCGCTGGCATGGTGGAGTCAGGACCCACTGCTTGAATAAAACATCAGACAAAACCAGCATGTTGCAGGCTTGGAGGTGTTAGACATGCCAGGATTCTTCTGACAAGACACCAGCTGGAATCCAGTACCAGACCTGAGCTgccttttgctgctgctgcttagAACACCACCTGCCTTTTCAGCAGCTGGAGACATGTTGGCCAAGTGATAAACACAAAGTGGAAAAGGTTTCTGGAGCACTTCCAAAGAATATACACTGTATAAATTTATTAATTATGCCCCATTTACACCCAACTTTTCTCTGCCTTTAGCCCTTTCCATCCATCACTTTCCTGGTGATCTGCTGACACGgcacagcagagaaagcagGCAGCTGttgctcctgccctccctgcctgcaaTATCCTGACTCCAGGTGGAGCACAAGTCTCCAATAAAACAGGAATCTGTAAAAAAACAAGATCAGCACCTCCCCAGCTgtcttcccagctccctccagccaCTCCTCCGCACCAGAGATTGGAatccctgagctcagccctgccctggtttatgtcccaggtgtgtctttCTGTAGTGTAATATCTAGCCAGGGGCTGATTTCTTTAATACAGTTGGTGACTTTAAAAGTGTTTCTTCTACAGTTTTCTGCAGATGTCAACACAGGCTGAGCAGCATGAAAAGAGAAAGCTCCTATATTTGCTCTGCCTTGCTCCTGCTGTGAAAAACTAGGGAAGCATTTAGACACAAAGTCTTTTGGCAATTTAGATTCAACAGCTCTAACTCTGTGATGGCTCTCATATTAACATCCATTCAGGAAAGCTGGGACCAGTTATTTTCCCTCCTTGCTAAAATGTGACCCTTGAGAGAGGGGGGTTGCTGCCAATGTCCCTTCACAGTGCCAGCCAAAGGGAttctggagagcagagcagtgtgAGACGGTCTTACCCAGACACTCACCACAACACCCCCTCCAACCACTCCCGGTTGAGCCGCTGGCCTCACCAGCAAAGGTTTTTCACCCTGGTGTCTATTTGGGGCCACTCTCACCTTTTGGTATCTTTGGGGCCGCATGCCTGACAGTTACTTTTAGGTTGCTTTTCAACAGCTTTGCAGAAACTGTCTACTAAAAATCACCAGAGTGCTTCtgattgtattttatttccaaaagcaGGAAGATGCAAATAGAATGTCCTCCTGGGATCCACCTTGTCCAAGTGTAACTTTCCTTCCCATCTCTACAGCAGTGCATGATGAGAGCAGaacagctggaaacagcttTCTCACTTCACTGTCCATTATGCCTGATAAGCCTGTAATGACCTTGAAATGAGCCTCCTTGATGTGACACCTCCCCTTctctcctcccctgcctgcaGCAATAAATTTGAGCACGTACTCAATTCTAGTCCCCGGGCAGCTGCGTGCTCCTTGGCACAGATGGGGATGGAGAAGAGGTCTCGGAGCTCTTCCAGGGAGTCCCATAGAAGACGCAGAGAGTCCCCGGCTGCGCAGAGCAAACgagagaagagagagagcagcagaggagctggcaaaGGGAAGGGAGATGTAAAGCAGGAGAAAGCCAAGGAGACCAAGAGCACTGCGGGGAGTGATGGTAGGGTGCACACCTCCACAGTGGTGGACGTGGATGATGTGGTGTCTGATGAAGAAATGGAGGCAATGGCATTGCTGGATAGTGAGCAGCAAGAGGAAGGTATGGCTTAAAGAAGGGAATGGATTGGAAAACTGGGCTTTTTGGTGCTGTGTGGGTCACAATGTGACTCTGCTCTCTGCAAGGTGTCATCGTTCCCACCTTGCACAGGTGTAGTTATTCTCAGGATAGGATATAGGAAACTCCAGACAGCTTCTGCAGGCTTATTAGCACCATCC is part of the Taeniopygia guttata chromosome 8, bTaeGut7.mat, whole genome shotgun sequence genome and harbors:
- the TDRD5 gene encoding tudor domain-containing protein 5 isoform X1; amino-acid sequence: MAAPAGVRGQERPRPALAPGKGGKGAAHAPGEAAAMAPTEASRQAQLMEVLKKEVRAMLIAAKAGLTPEQLEEQYMAMVCKPLPLRDLGFQSTLELVTQMPEVVQICSFKNGALILKAIADDSTKEIAKLVANQKVKTRKASKKTATKANATFPTKNSKNPQSFQTLSAGIPVLPAMVKAELQDLLSSSPLLLADLDKAFHRRFGRAFQYRQYGFLSVFEVLRSMSDTIVVEQTKAGSLLVLRKYLASKIEQQEVSQGEAEEEEMPQSEAEEEEVPQGEAQEEEMLQAASAAEMPPLEPTCETESSYQEAVLMDSEPEQTQAVDLGDHFKRHQGFEQSSATQEIPPDAVQDRSLCSLPPLKRRCLVGVIVEFVVSPSQFYIHICSTEASYKLQDLMFEMRHVYSHKVASDKYIMPESAVRPGQLCCVMVSKWWYRVIIHRVINDQEVEVFYADYGHLQIVQKSWLRFLKWHYLKLPAQAIPCSLAWVKPVEGTWSSAAILLFKHLCRFKEFVGIVDEYVDGVLYLFLCDTSTKEDVYFHSVLRDMGYADICGENIPSQEFEELNPSALYVQPSGKHGNANVVEPDLLLQQESRDSDSGTATLKLNGAEL
- the TDRD5 gene encoding tudor domain-containing protein 5 isoform X2 encodes the protein MAAPAGVRGQERPRPALAPGKGGKGAAHAPGEAAAMAPTEASRQAQLMEVLKKEVRAMLIAAKAGLTPEQLEEQYMAMVCKPLPLRDLGFQSTLELVTQMPEVVQICSFKNGALILKAIADDSTKEIAKLVANQKVKTRKASKKTATKANATFPTKNSKNPQSFQTLSAGIPVLPAMVKAELQDLLSSSPLLLADLDKAFHRRFGRAFQYRQYGFLSVFEVLRSMSDTIVVEQTKAGSLLVLRKYLASKIEQQEVSQGEAEEEEMPQSEAEEEEVPQGEAQEEEMLQASAAEMPPLEPTCETESSYQEAVLMDSEPEQTQAVDLGDHFKRHQGFEQSSATQEIPPDAVQDRSLCSLPPLKRRCLVGVIVEFVVSPSQFYIHICSTEASYKLQDLMFEMRHVYSHKVASDKYIMPESAVRPGQLCCVMVSKWWYRVIIHRVINDQEVEVFYADYGHLQIVQKSWLRFLKWHYLKLPAQAIPCSLAWVKPVEGTWSSAAILLFKHLCRFKEFVGIVDEYVDGVLYLFLCDTSTKEDVYFHSVLRDMGYADICGENIPSQEFEELNPSALYVQPSGKHGNANVVEPDLLLQQESRDSDSGTATLKLNGAEL